In one Leptogranulimonas caecicola genomic region, the following are encoded:
- a CDS encoding GIY-YIG nuclease family protein: MAEPFAHYMYVLECEDGSLYTGYSPDVEARLAAHKKGQGARYTQAHRPLRLVAQARFYTKGRALSAEAHFKKLSHTQKDRLLAMAAHRPLEDVLVAKLDGFPEDTASEFVARSLAQARKPSLKAFNQKLLPTLDAATIVGVPTSELRRIAKDLVSRSDARSFLSQLPHAYFEESLVQALAVGFLGSYEEALAAVERLLPYVDNWAVCDQIPLGPFSGHEQELAEPLARWCTSDQCYVMRFGLRVLMRYFLGERSCGRVLGYVAVTRLSGAPDVPETGSEAYYVDKARAWLLAEALAAQPETTIPYLEPSGLVDEWTRRAAIQKARESHKISDEVKNYLKTLPRRPLG, from the coding sequence ATGGCAGAACCCTTTGCCCATTACATGTATGTGCTGGAATGCGAGGATGGAAGCCTCTACACCGGATACTCGCCTGATGTTGAAGCGCGCCTGGCTGCCCACAAGAAGGGGCAAGGAGCTCGCTACACCCAAGCGCATAGGCCTCTGCGCTTGGTGGCTCAGGCGCGTTTCTATACCAAAGGGCGCGCACTCAGCGCAGAAGCTCACTTCAAAAAGCTCTCTCATACGCAAAAAGATCGGCTGTTGGCGATGGCCGCCCACAGGCCGCTGGAAGACGTGCTGGTGGCCAAACTGGACGGCTTCCCTGAGGATACTGCGTCCGAGTTTGTGGCCCGCTCTCTCGCCCAAGCTCGAAAGCCCTCCCTCAAGGCCTTTAATCAAAAACTGCTGCCCACCCTGGATGCGGCAACCATTGTGGGTGTGCCCACATCAGAGCTGAGGCGCATTGCCAAAGACCTTGTGAGCCGCTCAGATGCCCGGAGCTTTCTCTCCCAGCTACCCCATGCTTACTTCGAGGAGAGTCTGGTACAAGCCTTGGCGGTGGGGTTTCTGGGCAGCTATGAGGAGGCGCTTGCCGCAGTGGAGCGCTTGCTGCCCTATGTGGACAACTGGGCGGTATGCGACCAGATTCCGCTGGGGCCTTTCTCGGGCCATGAGCAGGAGCTGGCAGAGCCGTTGGCTCGTTGGTGCACAAGCGACCAGTGTTATGTGATGCGCTTTGGGCTCAGGGTACTCATGCGCTATTTTTTGGGCGAGCGCTCCTGTGGTCGGGTGCTGGGATATGTGGCTGTTACGCGGTTGTCGGGGGCGCCGGATGTGCCTGAGACGGGCTCGGAGGCCTACTACGTGGATAAAGCTCGGGCATGGTTGTTGGCAGAGGCGCTGGCGGCGCAGCCGGAAACAACGATTCCGTATCTGGAGCCATCGGGATTGGTCGATGAGTGGACTCGTCGAGCGGCCATTCAAAAAGCACGGGAGAGTCACAAGATATCCGACGAGGTGAAGAACTATTTAAAAACTTTGCCTAGGCGGCCGTTGGGCTAA
- a CDS encoding phosphotransferase family protein, whose translation MEELVSRVNKVVFQDGDTIVKVFNEAKPVSDVFNEALNLARANEAGINTPKPVSVAKIEDSWALTTTRIPGKTLQELMDENPEKIEKYLMMFVDFQIDIHAHRAPLLQRQKDKYSRMIASLTDVLDATTRYELDMRLDGMPNEVDVCHGDFNPSNVIVGDDGELYACDWAHATQGSAAADAAISYMLFEMEDHELAQKYLDLYCKKSDTPRQVVHNWLSIVAAAELSRGREKDYDFMMSWIDVVDYQ comes from the coding sequence ATGGAAGAGCTGGTTTCGCGAGTAAATAAGGTGGTTTTTCAAGACGGCGACACCATCGTCAAGGTCTTCAACGAGGCCAAGCCCGTCTCTGACGTCTTCAACGAGGCCCTGAACCTGGCCCGCGCCAACGAGGCTGGCATCAACACGCCCAAGCCTGTGTCGGTAGCCAAGATCGAGGATTCTTGGGCCCTCACCACCACTCGCATCCCGGGCAAGACGCTCCAGGAGCTCATGGATGAGAACCCTGAGAAGATCGAGAAGTATCTCATGATGTTTGTGGACTTCCAGATCGACATCCACGCTCACCGTGCCCCCTTGCTCCAGCGCCAGAAGGACAAGTACTCCCGCATGATCGCGTCTCTGACCGACGTGCTGGACGCTACCACCCGCTACGAGCTGGACATGCGCCTGGATGGCATGCCCAACGAGGTCGATGTATGCCACGGCGACTTCAATCCCTCAAACGTCATCGTGGGAGACGACGGCGAGCTCTACGCCTGCGACTGGGCCCACGCAACCCAGGGCTCGGCCGCTGCAGACGCTGCTATCAGCTACATGTTGTTTGAGATGGAGGATCACGAGCTGGCCCAGAAGTATCTGGACCTCTACTGCAAGAAGTCCGATACCCCTCGTCAGGTAGTCCACAACTGGCTGTCCATTGTGGCCGCTGCCGAGCTGTCCCGTGGCCGCGAGAAGGACTATGACTTCATGATGAGCTGGATCGACGTGGTGGATTACCAGTAA
- the adhE gene encoding bifunctional acetaldehyde-CoA/alcohol dehydrogenase gives MANPDQVLDTVETIDSVDSLKAALAEMRTAQEEFATFTQEQVDEIFFQAAMAANKARIPLAKMAVEETGMGIVEDKVIKNHYASEYIYNAYKNTKTCGVIEEDAAGGYKVIAEPIGIVAAVIPTTNPTSTAIFKTLISLKTRNAIIISPHPRAKKSTIEAARIVREAAEAAGAPAGLIRWIEEPSLELTNELMRDADIILATGGPGMVKAAYSSGKPALGVGAGNTPAIIDSSADIKLAVMSILHSKTFDNGMICASEQSVIVLDDIYKQVKDEFKRRGAYFLKGDELDKVRKTIIINGALNAKIVGQSAHTIAEMAGVNVPKNTKVLIGEVDSVELSEEFAHEKLSPVLAMYHAKDFDDAVAKAEQLIADGGYGHTSSLYIDTMNEKEKMAKHAEAMKTCRIVINTPSSQGGIGDLYNFRLKPSMTLGCGSWGGNSISENVGVKHLINTKVVAERQTNMLWYRTPEKIYFKRGCMPVALDELGTMGKKRAFIVTDQFLYKNGYSKAIEDKLDQLGIVHSCFWDVAPDPTLQCAEEGVKQIRSFEPDCIIALGGGSAMDAAKIMWLMYEHPEARFEDMAMDFMDIRKRIYTFPEMGQKAYFVAIPTSSGTGSEVTPFAIITDAETGIKWPLADYQLLPNMAVVDVDNMMNQPKGLTSASGMDVLTHALEALVSIMASDYTKPASLQAIKLVFENLPAAYDKGAADPVAREHMANASCLAGIAFANAFLGVNHSMAHKLGAFHHLPHGVANAVILTRVMRYNAADVPVKMGTFPQYAYPQAKERYVEAARYVGITGKDDDEVFENFLKAIDELGAHVGIKPTIADYGVDETYFNDTLDDMVEQAFNDQCTGANPRYPLMSEIKNLYLDAYYGREPKDYQD, from the coding sequence ATGGCTAATCCAGACCAGGTTCTCGATACCGTCGAGACCATCGACAGCGTCGACTCCCTGAAGGCGGCTCTCGCCGAGATGCGCACTGCTCAGGAGGAGTTCGCTACCTTTACTCAGGAGCAGGTCGACGAGATCTTCTTCCAGGCTGCTATGGCAGCCAACAAAGCCCGTATTCCTCTGGCCAAGATGGCCGTCGAGGAGACCGGCATGGGCATTGTGGAAGACAAGGTCATTAAGAATCACTATGCCTCTGAGTACATCTACAACGCTTATAAGAACACCAAGACTTGCGGCGTCATCGAAGAGGATGCAGCTGGTGGCTATAAGGTGATCGCCGAGCCCATTGGCATTGTGGCGGCAGTTATCCCCACCACCAACCCCACTTCTACCGCGATCTTCAAGACCCTCATCTCTTTGAAGACCCGCAACGCCATCATCATCTCGCCGCACCCCCGCGCCAAGAAGAGCACCATCGAGGCTGCTCGCATCGTGCGTGAAGCCGCTGAGGCTGCCGGCGCACCTGCGGGCCTCATCCGTTGGATCGAGGAGCCCAGCCTGGAGCTCACCAACGAGCTCATGCGTGACGCCGATATCATCCTGGCCACCGGCGGCCCTGGCATGGTGAAGGCCGCTTACAGCTCCGGCAAGCCCGCCCTAGGCGTCGGCGCTGGCAACACCCCCGCCATCATCGACTCCTCGGCCGACATCAAGCTGGCCGTCATGTCCATCTTGCACTCCAAGACCTTTGACAACGGCATGATTTGCGCTTCCGAGCAGTCTGTGATCGTGCTGGACGACATCTACAAGCAGGTCAAGGACGAGTTCAAGCGTCGTGGCGCCTACTTCTTGAAGGGCGACGAGCTGGACAAGGTGCGCAAGACCATCATCATCAACGGTGCTCTGAACGCCAAGATCGTGGGTCAGTCCGCTCACACCATCGCTGAGATGGCCGGTGTGAACGTGCCCAAGAACACCAAGGTGCTCATTGGCGAGGTGGACTCCGTGGAGCTCTCCGAGGAGTTCGCTCACGAGAAGCTCTCTCCTGTGCTGGCCATGTACCATGCCAAGGACTTCGACGACGCCGTCGCCAAGGCCGAGCAGCTCATCGCTGACGGCGGTTACGGCCACACCTCCTCCCTCTACATCGACACCATGAATGAGAAGGAGAAGATGGCCAAGCACGCCGAGGCCATGAAGACCTGCCGCATCGTCATCAACACCCCCAGCTCTCAGGGCGGCATCGGCGACCTCTACAACTTCCGTCTTAAGCCCTCAATGACCCTGGGCTGCGGCTCGTGGGGCGGCAACTCCATCTCCGAGAATGTAGGCGTGAAGCATCTCATTAACACTAAGGTTGTGGCAGAGAGGCAGACCAATATGCTGTGGTACCGCACCCCTGAAAAGATTTACTTCAAGCGCGGGTGCATGCCTGTTGCTCTGGACGAGCTGGGCACCATGGGCAAGAAGCGCGCCTTCATCGTCACCGACCAGTTCCTCTACAAGAACGGCTACTCCAAGGCCATCGAGGACAAGCTGGATCAGCTGGGTATCGTGCACTCCTGCTTCTGGGACGTGGCCCCCGATCCTACCCTGCAGTGCGCCGAGGAGGGCGTGAAGCAGATTCGCTCCTTCGAGCCCGACTGCATCATTGCTCTGGGCGGCGGTTCCGCTATGGACGCAGCCAAGATCATGTGGCTCATGTACGAGCACCCCGAAGCCCGCTTCGAGGACATGGCCATGGATTTCATGGACATCCGCAAGCGTATCTACACCTTCCCCGAGATGGGTCAGAAGGCTTACTTCGTGGCCATCCCCACCTCTTCTGGTACCGGCTCCGAGGTAACCCCCTTCGCCATCATCACCGACGCCGAGACCGGCATCAAGTGGCCTTTGGCTGACTATCAGCTGCTGCCCAACATGGCCGTGGTCGACGTGGACAACATGATGAACCAGCCCAAGGGCCTCACCTCTGCCTCTGGTATGGACGTGCTCACCCACGCGCTGGAGGCGTTGGTCTCCATCATGGCCAGCGATTACACCAAGCCGGCTTCTCTCCAGGCCATCAAGCTGGTCTTCGAGAACCTGCCTGCTGCCTACGACAAGGGCGCTGCCGATCCCGTGGCTCGCGAGCACATGGCCAACGCCTCCTGCCTGGCCGGTATCGCCTTCGCCAACGCCTTCCTGGGTGTCAATCACTCCATGGCTCACAAGCTGGGCGCCTTCCATCACCTGCCTCACGGTGTGGCCAACGCTGTGATCCTCACCCGCGTCATGCGCTACAACGCTGCCGATGTGCCTGTGAAGATGGGCACTTTCCCGCAGTACGCCTATCCCCAGGCCAAGGAGCGTTACGTCGAGGCCGCCCGCTATGTAGGCATCACCGGCAAGGATGACGACGAGGTCTTTGAGAACTTCCTCAAGGCCATCGACGAGCTGGGCGCCCACGTGGGCATCAAGCCCACCATTGCCGACTACGGTGTGGACGAGACTTACTTCAACGACACCCTGGACGACATGGTCGAACAGGCCTTCAATGACCAGTGCACCGGTGCCAACCCCCGCTACCCGCTCATGAGCGAGATCAAAAATCTTTACCTGGATGCCTACTATGGCCGTGAGCCAAAGGACTATCAGGATTAA
- a CDS encoding PLP-dependent aminotransferase family protein: MTSTPVAPDAAGVISTNLGKRCQKTWLVASSASELRSALTSEVPRVSECLETMDLASFAVGDIKYAKAALRGGGSALSGGSVGDGASGASWLLADNSRVGSFTCPAIMRGADVVIDDLTSLAEAPVNLCALSLSRDVCKDEQTYGALEALVRQWGTSAHEPQLEEYNALCLTRNHNAQAVVADLACHPAVSAVRYPGLPEDISHPVALRTFEHGFGQWVRFSLAGPQEVQGALEVASGLETGGAARVRSALFSVPGDEASLLLAVGDEDPLAIVMWLEAVLDPA, from the coding sequence ATGACCTCCACCCCTGTGGCACCCGATGCTGCAGGGGTGATCTCTACCAATTTGGGCAAACGATGCCAAAAGACCTGGCTAGTGGCCTCTTCTGCTTCTGAGCTGAGAAGTGCGCTCACATCTGAGGTGCCTCGTGTGTCTGAGTGCCTTGAGACGATGGACCTTGCAAGCTTTGCGGTAGGCGACATCAAATACGCAAAGGCGGCGTTGCGTGGTGGGGGATCTGCTTTAAGCGGGGGATCTGTCGGTGATGGGGCTTCTGGAGCCTCGTGGCTTTTGGCAGATAATTCACGCGTGGGCTCGTTTACCTGCCCTGCCATCATGCGCGGGGCAGACGTGGTGATAGATGACCTGACTAGCCTGGCAGAGGCACCTGTAAACCTCTGCGCTCTATCGCTTTCCCGTGACGTATGCAAAGACGAGCAGACCTACGGTGCGTTGGAGGCGTTGGTGCGGCAGTGGGGGACTTCTGCCCATGAGCCGCAGTTGGAGGAATACAACGCGCTCTGCCTTACGCGAAACCACAACGCTCAGGCGGTGGTGGCAGATCTTGCCTGCCATCCGGCAGTGAGTGCGGTGAGGTATCCGGGTTTGCCGGAAGATATCTCGCACCCGGTAGCGCTGAGAACCTTCGAGCATGGGTTTGGTCAGTGGGTGCGCTTTAGTCTGGCAGGACCTCAAGAGGTCCAAGGGGCTCTTGAGGTAGCCTCAGGTCTCGAGACCGGAGGGGCGGCCCGGGTGCGAAGCGCGCTTTTCTCGGTACCTGGTGATGAGGCCTCGCTGTTGTTGGCAGTGGGGGATGAGGATCCACTGGCCATTGTGATGTGGTTGGAAGCGGTGTTGGATCCGGCCTAG
- a CDS encoding DUF488 domain-containing protein, with translation MSQTFMTLSAYETSAEDFFTKLIDAKIDLLVDVRLHNTNQLCGFTKERDLAYFVKTIVGAAYAHDVDLAPTTDLLEPYLHHHIDFDEYASGYKALIDSRGSLADFSTKYGQYQNIAILGTATHKRRSHAEVLAELLTEKPKATH, from the coding sequence ATGAGTCAAACCTTTATGACACTCTCGGCCTATGAGACCAGCGCCGAGGACTTTTTTACCAAGTTGATCGACGCAAAAATCGACCTGTTGGTGGATGTGCGACTTCACAACACCAACCAGCTTTGCGGCTTTACTAAAGAGCGCGACCTTGCCTACTTCGTGAAGACCATCGTGGGGGCTGCCTATGCCCACGATGTGGACCTGGCGCCCACTACTGACTTGTTGGAGCCTTATCTGCATCATCACATTGACTTTGACGAGTATGCGAGCGGCTATAAGGCCCTGATAGATTCCCGCGGGTCGCTGGCAGATTTCTCTACCAAGTATGGCCAGTACCAAAACATCGCTATTCTAGGTACTGCTACTCATAAGCGCCGGAGCCATGCCGAGGTGCTGGCAGAGCTTCTGACAGAGAAGCCCAAGGCAACCCACTAG
- a CDS encoding AzlC family ABC transporter permease, protein MPFVSLIKCTLPAALPVMLGYVVIGIPAGILEAQMGLNAPMAFFLSATYYSGAGQFMLANMWIAGQSPLSIALSISLVNLRQLLYSASLAPRLATTPAPLKALCTATVTDESFGVNTSRFSQDPTWSATEATLTNILSMLAWASANALGAFAGDILPISTAVASFAMTSIFICLLLTQTFTTPTLLVVAVSALVVIGCKLAGLGSMAIVAGALAGVAAGVALDIHQNPSAAEKPAPSHLDANHPSHTPDTPSTPGGDR, encoded by the coding sequence ATGCCCTTTGTCTCCCTCATCAAATGCACGCTGCCCGCTGCGCTGCCGGTGATGCTGGGTTACGTGGTCATTGGCATTCCCGCAGGTATCCTCGAAGCTCAGATGGGCCTCAACGCCCCCATGGCGTTCTTCTTGAGTGCCACCTACTACTCCGGCGCCGGCCAATTCATGCTGGCAAATATGTGGATCGCCGGCCAAAGCCCGCTTTCCATCGCCCTCTCCATCTCGCTGGTCAACCTGCGCCAGCTGCTCTATAGCGCCTCGCTGGCTCCGCGCCTGGCCACCACACCTGCACCTCTCAAAGCCCTCTGCACCGCCACTGTCACCGACGAGTCCTTTGGCGTCAACACAAGCCGCTTCTCCCAAGACCCCACCTGGTCTGCCACCGAAGCCACCCTTACCAACATCCTCTCCATGCTCGCCTGGGCCTCCGCCAACGCTCTGGGAGCTTTCGCTGGCGACATACTGCCCATCTCCACCGCCGTGGCCTCCTTCGCCATGACCTCCATCTTCATCTGCCTGTTGCTCACCCAGACCTTCACCACCCCTACCCTCCTGGTGGTGGCCGTCTCTGCCCTCGTGGTCATTGGTTGCAAACTGGCAGGCCTTGGCTCTATGGCCATTGTCGCCGGAGCCCTCGCCGGAGTAGCCGCCGGCGTAGCCCTGGACATTCACCAAAATCCTTCCGCTGCCGAGAAACCCGCGCCCTCCCACCTAGACGCCAACCATCCTTCGCACACCCCAGACACCCCCTCCACTCCTGGAGGTGACCGCTAA
- a CDS encoding AzlD domain-containing protein has product MTDLAWFWPVYTVLLVGMLLCRCVPAFVLGKRQLSMRTTRALELIPAAAFAALVANDLCQPELWAQSLWTGAMPLIASAIVALCAVKTKSLALCAAVGVAVYLVLSVI; this is encoded by the coding sequence ATGACCGATCTCGCCTGGTTCTGGCCTGTCTACACAGTACTTTTGGTTGGCATGCTTCTCTGCCGATGCGTCCCCGCCTTTGTCCTTGGCAAACGCCAGCTCTCAATGCGCACCACTCGCGCTTTGGAGCTCATTCCTGCCGCCGCCTTCGCAGCCCTGGTGGCCAACGACCTCTGTCAACCGGAGCTCTGGGCCCAAAGCCTCTGGACCGGTGCCATGCCTCTCATAGCCTCAGCGATAGTGGCCCTTTGTGCCGTCAAAACCAAATCCCTCGCCCTTTGTGCTGCTGTGGGCGTAGCCGTCTACCTGGTACTCTCTGTTATCTAG
- a CDS encoding glycoside hydrolase family 5 protein: MHHPRRPIAMLVALFTITLALLAGCSSPSNTPTQDTSSDSQQSSQPASTPAPKPRDPSDAAPSITGTLSVKGTQLLGDDGQPVQLRGVSTHGLAWFSQYVNQPFFHQLRQDWNANVVRLALYTADSGGYCTDGDRAKLTQLIEDGIDQATNADLYVIVDWHILSDNNPLTHVDDAKTLFSTIAEKYAHSTNIIYEICNEPNGDTTWNDVKNYANQVIPVIRQHAPNAVILVGTPNWSQRADEAAASPLDFDNIMYTLHFYAATHQQDLRDTLSAANKAGLPIFVSEFGICDASGSGTIDYASANAWVDLMDSLDISYVCWNLSNKNEAAALFKPDCTKTSDFTTDDLSAEGLWLWETLHG; encoded by the coding sequence ATGCACCATCCCCGCCGCCCCATCGCAATGCTCGTCGCTTTGTTCACCATCACTCTGGCGCTCCTCGCCGGGTGCAGCTCACCTTCCAATACCCCCACCCAAGACACCTCCAGCGATTCCCAGCAGTCTTCCCAGCCGGCAAGCACGCCGGCGCCAAAGCCCCGAGATCCCAGCGACGCCGCCCCCTCCATCACCGGCACCCTCTCGGTCAAAGGCACGCAGCTCTTAGGCGATGACGGCCAACCCGTCCAACTCCGAGGCGTCTCCACCCACGGCCTCGCCTGGTTCTCTCAGTACGTCAACCAGCCCTTCTTCCACCAGCTGCGCCAAGACTGGAACGCCAACGTCGTGCGCCTGGCGCTCTATACCGCAGACTCCGGCGGTTACTGTACCGACGGCGACCGCGCCAAGCTCACCCAACTGATCGAGGATGGCATCGACCAGGCCACCAACGCCGATCTCTACGTCATCGTCGACTGGCACATCCTCTCAGACAACAACCCCTTAACCCACGTCGACGACGCCAAAACCCTCTTCTCTACCATTGCCGAGAAGTACGCCCACTCCACCAACATCATTTACGAGATCTGCAACGAGCCCAATGGCGATACCACCTGGAACGACGTCAAAAACTACGCCAATCAAGTCATCCCGGTCATCCGCCAGCATGCTCCCAACGCCGTGATCCTCGTAGGTACTCCCAACTGGTCCCAACGGGCAGATGAAGCAGCCGCCAGCCCTCTCGACTTCGACAACATCATGTACACCCTGCACTTCTACGCTGCCACTCATCAGCAGGATCTTCGCGACACGCTTTCTGCTGCCAACAAAGCCGGCCTTCCCATCTTTGTAAGCGAGTTTGGCATCTGCGATGCTTCGGGCTCCGGCACCATCGACTACGCTTCCGCCAATGCCTGGGTCGACCTCATGGACTCTCTCGACATCAGCTACGTCTGCTGGAACCTTTCCAACAAAAACGAAGCCGCTGCCCTCTTCAAACCCGACTGCACCAAAACCAGCGACTTCACCACAGACGACCTCTCTGCCGAAGGTCTCTGGCTCTGGGAAACCCTCCACGGCTAA
- a CDS encoding type II toxin-antitoxin system RelE family toxin produces the protein MSWRVEFTKRAAKEVAAIPKKQRIMILAWIQKNLADCDNPRVVIGGKQLVGTQAGWRWRAGNYRILGRLKDEVLLIEVVRVGHRHGVYKNLPELKLQI, from the coding sequence GTGAGCTGGAGAGTAGAGTTCACAAAGCGAGCCGCTAAAGAAGTGGCTGCAATACCTAAAAAGCAACGAATAATGATCCTTGCCTGGATTCAAAAGAACCTAGCAGACTGCGATAACCCTCGGGTGGTTATTGGAGGAAAGCAACTGGTAGGAACGCAGGCTGGCTGGCGTTGGCGAGCTGGTAACTATCGGATTCTTGGACGCCTAAAAGATGAGGTCTTGCTTATAGAAGTGGTGCGAGTAGGTCATAGGCATGGCGTGTATAAGAATTTGCCAGAGCTGAAATTACAGATTTGA
- the relB gene encoding type II toxin-antitoxin system RelB family antitoxin, giving the protein MDGIGSLEEIEAVVVSNFEERYCCANIVLRWGTTVLTKRAWLGRFAMAMTSTAIRFAPEERQWIQAYADMQGKSFSEVVREAVLEAVEDACDLAAYRDALAEDDGTRYSLEEVIEAAMKAE; this is encoded by the coding sequence ATGGACGGGATTGGAAGCCTCGAAGAGATCGAGGCTGTAGTAGTCAGCAACTTTGAGGAAAGATACTGTTGCGCCAATATCGTACTACGATGGGGTACAACCGTTTTGACTAAGAGAGCGTGGTTAGGAAGGTTTGCTATGGCCATGACGAGCACTGCAATTAGGTTTGCGCCTGAAGAGCGTCAGTGGATACAAGCTTATGCTGACATGCAAGGAAAGTCTTTCTCCGAGGTAGTAAGAGAAGCAGTATTAGAGGCGGTGGAAGACGCTTGTGATTTGGCGGCTTATCGAGATGCTTTGGCAGAAGATGACGGCACTCGCTATTCCTTGGAGGAGGTCATCGAAGCGGCCATGAAGGCTGAGTGA
- a CDS encoding DUF6998 domain-containing protein has product MGATVSFLKVADYYSLDLFEASNPVHDAEDPQDRLVQIKATQGTRVALNEEPNYLIVLLIHPDGSFEEICNGPGKQVWEACGKQQKTSQRPISLTKLRTLNQSVQAAEKIAPPPAAER; this is encoded by the coding sequence ATTGGCGCAACAGTATCTTTCCTCAAAGTTGCTGACTACTACAGCCTCGATCTCTTCGAGGCTTCCAATCCCGTCCATGATGCAGAAGACCCCCAAGACCGACTCGTACAAATCAAGGCAACCCAGGGAACCCGAGTCGCCTTGAACGAAGAGCCCAACTATTTAATTGTCCTTCTGATCCATCCCGACGGATCCTTCGAGGAGATCTGCAATGGCCCTGGCAAGCAAGTCTGGGAAGCTTGCGGCAAGCAGCAAAAGACAAGCCAACGACCTATCTCACTCACGAAGCTCCGAACTCTTAATCAATCCGTCCAAGCTGCCGAGAAAATCGCACCCCCCCCAGCTGCAGAAAGATAG
- a CDS encoding type IIL restriction-modification enzyme MmeI, giving the protein MAALFKPLFSRGWRISFAWTTFKWTSEARSQAQVHVVIIGMDRSKRDAVLFTDTDIETTNNINPYLIAAPTFFITPRRIPLGPLAPAAIGSKPADGGFLQLKSETDYKEAMADPIASKYVRRCLGAKELIGNKKRWCLWLVDAPESDLTASPILIERLSEVRAFRLKSKKVTTRKLSSRPQLFGEIRPIPTKYVCIPRHFSGNRDYFTASYITDGAIATDACFVLDDPDGYAFSVLTSSAFMYWQNTVGGRLKSDCRFASTLVWNTFPLPTTSNYQRLAVIEAGKEVRKARDSYTGESLDQLYDRQTFPLRTRLVQAHKQLDAAVLAVLGLRPDASEDEVSRRLVELYSQMA; this is encoded by the coding sequence GTGGCAGCGCTTTTCAAACCTCTTTTCTCTAGGGGCTGGAGAATTTCGTTCGCTTGGACCACATTTAAATGGACTAGCGAAGCTCGTTCACAAGCTCAAGTTCATGTAGTAATTATTGGCATGGATCGATCAAAAAGAGATGCCGTCTTATTCACTGATACCGATATAGAAACAACGAATAATATCAATCCTTATCTAATTGCCGCCCCAACTTTTTTTATCACTCCACGCCGTATACCGTTAGGACCTTTAGCTCCAGCAGCTATTGGTTCCAAGCCAGCTGATGGAGGCTTCCTGCAATTAAAATCCGAAACGGACTACAAGGAGGCAATGGCCGATCCCATTGCTTCAAAATACGTGCGTCGGTGCTTAGGGGCTAAAGAGCTCATTGGTAATAAAAAGCGTTGGTGCTTATGGCTTGTAGATGCCCCTGAATCCGATTTAACCGCGTCTCCAATACTTATCGAAAGGCTAAGCGAGGTACGAGCATTTCGTTTAAAGAGTAAAAAGGTGACAACTAGAAAACTGTCATCACGGCCTCAATTGTTTGGGGAAATTAGACCCATACCTACTAAATACGTTTGTATCCCTCGTCATTTCTCAGGCAATAGGGACTATTTCACTGCTTCCTATATAACTGATGGAGCAATTGCCACCGACGCATGCTTTGTATTAGACGATCCAGATGGCTATGCATTCAGTGTTTTAACTTCTTCAGCCTTCATGTATTGGCAAAACACTGTGGGCGGAAGACTTAAAAGCGATTGTCGTTTTGCAAGCACCTTGGTATGGAACACATTCCCGCTGCCGACAACATCAAATTATCAACGTCTTGCTGTAATAGAAGCTGGTAAGGAAGTGCGTAAAGCTAGGGATAGTTATACGGGGGAAAGCCTAGACCAGCTCTACGATCGCCAAACTTTCCCTCTTCGTACCCGTCTTGTACAGGCTCACAAACAACTAGACGCAGCAGTGCTAGCGGTGTTGGGGCTAAGGCCGGATGCAAGTGAGGATGAAGTATCCCGAAGGCTCGTAGAGTTATATTCTCAAATGGCATAG